The sequence CGACAAGGACGTGCTCGACCTGTTCGGCCGCCGCGCCGGCCTCTCCCCCGACGAGCCGGCAGTGCTGGCCGAGGCCAAGGAAGACGACCCCGAGGAGTTCATCTACAGCCCGTAGGCGATCTGCGGGTCTTGGCGGTGAATCATCAGGATCTAGCCCCCTGCCGGGCTTGCGACGAGGCATGAAATGGCGACTTTCCTCGAAGACGTGAACGCCCAGGTCAAGGGGGCGCCCCTCCAGAGGTGCTTCCACTGCCGCAAGTGCACCGCGGGGTGCCCCATGGCCGTGGCGATGGACTACAAGCCCAACGGCGTGGTGCGGATGGTGCAGCAGGGCAAGCGCCGCGAGGTGCTGGAGAGCTCGGCCATCTGGCTTTGCGTGTCGTGCGAGACGTGCACCATGCGCTGCCCCAACGAGGTGGACATCGCCCGTATGTTCGACGTGCTGCGGCAGATGGCCCTGGAGAGCGGCGTGCGGGTGGCGGAGAAG comes from Thermodesulfobacteriota bacterium and encodes:
- a CDS encoding 4Fe-4S dicluster domain-containing protein, with translation MATFLEDVNAQVKGAPLQRCFHCRKCTAGCPMAVAMDYKPNGVVRMVQQGKRREVLESSAIWLCVSCETCTMRCPNEVDIARMFDVLRQMALESGVRVAEKRVVAFHEAFLDSIEKGGRIHEALMVCAYKLKSGDLFSDVGIGLSMFAKGRLPLLGPRVEGKKEVRRLFDHAKKGGNGAH